The Kitasatospora setae KM-6054 genome contains a region encoding:
- a CDS encoding NUDIX domain-containing protein: MARTEFYDDPNAPEPNRLVVAASAVVTDAEGRILLQRRTDNGLYALPGGAMDLGESLPGTAIREVREEAGLDVEITGLVGTYTDPRHVIAYSDGEVRQQFNVCFTARITGGELRISDESTDLQFVAPDDMGNLPMHHTQQLRLRHFLEHRATPYLG; encoded by the coding sequence GTGGCACGCACGGAGTTCTACGATGATCCCAACGCGCCCGAGCCGAACCGGCTTGTGGTTGCAGCCTCCGCAGTCGTGACCGACGCCGAAGGGCGCATCCTGCTTCAACGACGCACCGACAATGGCCTGTACGCGCTGCCGGGGGGCGCGATGGATCTTGGTGAGTCGCTCCCGGGAACGGCCATCCGGGAGGTCCGTGAAGAGGCCGGCCTTGACGTCGAGATCACTGGACTCGTCGGCACGTACACCGATCCCCGCCACGTGATCGCCTACTCGGACGGCGAGGTGCGCCAACAGTTCAACGTCTGCTTCACGGCGCGCATCACGGGCGGAGAACTCCGGATTTCCGATGAGTCGACCGACCTCCAGTTCGTAGCTCCGGACGACATGGGAAACCTGCCGATGCACCACACCCAGCAACTCCGACTTCGGCACTTTCTAG
- a CDS encoding helix-turn-helix domain-containing protein: MPNERLKAVMASGGWTCAALAEKAGVDTKSVERWANQNRTPRLGTARLAAEALGEDMFALWPSLRQRRAARAISPELVALYEQRADLPVSVFVDLMAKATERIDVLVYAAVFLHEAYPRLNDLLRERAAEGCAIRIALGDPESENVRQRGEEEKFGHGIESRCRLALMHYRPLLGTPGIEIRTHGTTLYNSLYRADDQILVNAHVWGVNAFGAPVWHLRQTGAGTLFDTYAASFDAVWNAALPVEES, encoded by the coding sequence ATGCCGAACGAGAGACTGAAAGCCGTGATGGCGTCGGGTGGTTGGACGTGCGCCGCCCTGGCAGAGAAGGCCGGCGTGGACACCAAGTCGGTTGAACGATGGGCCAACCAGAATCGGACGCCCCGGTTAGGGACAGCCCGTCTGGCTGCCGAAGCTCTGGGAGAAGACATGTTCGCCTTGTGGCCAAGTCTGCGACAGCGACGCGCCGCCAGAGCGATAAGCCCCGAACTGGTGGCGCTCTATGAGCAACGCGCAGACCTGCCGGTGTCTGTGTTCGTGGACTTGATGGCGAAGGCCACGGAGCGCATCGACGTACTGGTCTACGCCGCCGTGTTCCTTCATGAGGCGTACCCACGCCTCAACGATCTACTTCGGGAGCGCGCCGCGGAAGGGTGTGCGATCCGGATTGCGCTTGGCGACCCCGAGAGCGAGAACGTCAGACAGCGTGGGGAGGAAGAGAAGTTCGGTCACGGCATCGAGTCCCGGTGCAGGCTCGCCCTCATGCACTACCGCCCGTTGCTGGGCACGCCGGGCATCGAGATCCGGACCCACGGAACCACGCTGTACAACAGCCTCTACCGGGCAGATGACCAGATCCTGGTGAACGCGCACGTGTGGGGGGTCAATGCCTTTGGGGCCCCGGTTTGGCACCTGCGGCAGACCGGCGCTGGCACGCTGTTCGACACCTATGCTGCGAGCTTCGATGCGGTATGGAACGCCGCCCTACCGGTTGAGGAGAGTTGA
- a CDS encoding methyltransferase domain-containing protein, producing the protein MNDALREEGADRPGSEPGRFLLSTGHMSPDWADTFNAVPRSLFTPSRVWSHDMATGRSALVDRDTDPAAWQAATEADVPLVTQFDDGEHDGPEPGTVPTSSLSMPSVVMSMLRDLDVKPGMRALDAGTGPGWNAALLAHRLGSQQVVSVEYDQDVSATAAENMARAGLAPELITGDGQLGWPKSGPYDRIIATYGVREIPQAWIGQSRTGGVILAPWGTDFSPLDAVVKLRVAPDDTASGHFTEMVEFMKSRNQRLAFPEHASYVPEFPGNADTKDRTTLTADDLGGRWAVQRFVTGLAVPDVTHLVHHQDEDTTVAWSYSLSDRSWAAVVWRKDQPETTVYQAGPRRLWQAVEQALTWWHDQGRPGPARFGLTVGPDGTVPWLDHPDHPVPIRD; encoded by the coding sequence GTGAACGACGCCCTCCGCGAGGAGGGTGCGGACCGCCCCGGCTCCGAGCCGGGGCGGTTCCTGCTCTCCACCGGCCACATGTCCCCGGACTGGGCCGACACGTTCAACGCCGTGCCCCGCTCGCTGTTCACGCCTTCGCGCGTCTGGTCGCACGACATGGCCACCGGCCGCAGCGCGCTGGTGGACCGGGACACCGACCCGGCAGCCTGGCAGGCCGCCACGGAGGCCGACGTCCCGTTGGTCACGCAGTTCGATGACGGCGAGCACGACGGGCCGGAGCCGGGCACCGTGCCGACCAGCAGCCTCAGCATGCCGAGCGTCGTCATGTCGATGCTGCGCGACCTGGACGTCAAGCCGGGCATGCGGGCCCTCGACGCGGGCACCGGGCCCGGGTGGAACGCGGCACTGCTCGCACACCGCCTCGGCTCACAGCAGGTCGTCAGCGTCGAGTACGACCAGGACGTGTCGGCCACGGCCGCCGAGAACATGGCACGCGCCGGACTCGCACCCGAGCTGATCACCGGGGACGGTCAGCTCGGCTGGCCCAAGAGCGGACCGTACGACCGGATCATCGCGACGTACGGGGTCCGCGAGATCCCTCAGGCGTGGATCGGACAGTCTCGGACCGGCGGCGTCATCCTGGCCCCCTGGGGAACCGACTTCAGCCCGCTGGACGCCGTGGTCAAGCTCCGTGTCGCCCCCGACGACACGGCGTCCGGCCACTTCACCGAGATGGTGGAGTTCATGAAGTCGCGGAACCAGCGCCTCGCCTTCCCCGAACACGCCTCCTACGTACCGGAGTTCCCCGGCAACGCCGATACGAAGGACCGGACGACGCTCACGGCGGACGATCTCGGCGGACGCTGGGCAGTCCAGCGGTTCGTCACCGGGCTGGCCGTGCCCGACGTGACGCACCTGGTCCACCACCAGGACGAGGACACCACCGTGGCCTGGTCCTACAGCCTGTCCGACCGGTCATGGGCGGCCGTGGTGTGGCGCAAGGACCAGCCCGAAACCACCGTGTACCAGGCAGGTCCCCGGAGGCTCTGGCAGGCCGTGGAGCAGGCGCTCACCTGGTGGCACGACCAGGGCAGGCCCGGGCCGGCCCGGTTCGGCCTCACGGTCGGACCGGACGGCACGGTGCCGTGGCTGGACCATCCGGACCACCCCGTACCGATCCGAGACTGA
- a CDS encoding recombinase family protein, with translation MTPYVSRNIRQTELESVRAVIYARQSKRRVDESETSTESQIARGTALADGKGWKTGRVFQDIGKSGWDPDTERAGFDAMMAAVRAGEVDVVVVFSLARLTRQGAMEAMRINDVFMQHGVRLVSVEEPFLDTTHPIGVAVFALIAALAQQESELKSAHISEAKAELKAIGGHVSGRPPFGMKTERVKEGKLVRSQLVPDPETAPTVLKIVDRVMDGETVSGIVQSLNEKGEPSPGALALAAGRKRSGRSRSNITPADPDCPPLWDVGTLNTLLRHPALGGFAAEWVTDPDGKRRRREIMRDKTGAPMAAHKGLMEPIRWYQLQDVLKGRSRATELDWVMSELFARQGRTGSGSPGT, from the coding sequence ATGACCCCGTACGTGAGCCGGAACATCCGGCAGACAGAACTAGAGTCCGTTCGCGCAGTGATCTACGCCCGCCAGTCGAAGCGACGCGTGGACGAGTCGGAGACCTCCACCGAATCCCAGATCGCCCGGGGCACTGCCCTGGCCGACGGCAAGGGCTGGAAGACCGGTCGCGTCTTCCAGGACATCGGTAAGTCCGGATGGGACCCCGACACCGAACGGGCCGGGTTCGACGCCATGATGGCGGCGGTGCGCGCGGGCGAAGTAGACGTGGTGGTCGTCTTCTCGCTGGCCCGGTTGACCCGCCAGGGCGCCATGGAGGCCATGCGCATCAACGACGTGTTCATGCAGCACGGCGTGCGCCTGGTCTCTGTCGAGGAGCCGTTCCTTGACACCACGCACCCCATCGGGGTGGCGGTGTTCGCCCTCATCGCTGCGCTGGCTCAGCAGGAGTCGGAGTTGAAGTCTGCGCACATATCCGAGGCCAAGGCTGAGCTGAAGGCCATCGGTGGCCACGTGTCTGGCCGCCCGCCGTTCGGCATGAAGACCGAGCGGGTCAAGGAAGGGAAGCTGGTCCGCTCTCAGCTCGTACCGGACCCCGAGACGGCCCCGACCGTGCTCAAGATCGTTGATCGCGTCATGGACGGCGAGACGGTGTCAGGCATCGTGCAGAGCCTCAACGAGAAGGGTGAGCCGTCCCCCGGAGCGTTGGCGCTGGCCGCCGGGCGGAAGCGGTCCGGCCGGTCGCGCAGCAACATCACACCGGCTGACCCTGACTGCCCGCCGCTCTGGGATGTGGGCACCTTGAACACCTTGCTGCGCCACCCCGCCCTTGGTGGCTTCGCCGCTGAGTGGGTCACGGACCCGGACGGGAAGCGCCGCCGCAGGGAGATCATGCGGGACAAGACCGGGGCTCCGATGGCAGCCCACAAGGGGCTCATGGAGCCGATCAGGTGGTACCAGCTCCAGGACGTTCTCAAGGGCCGTTCCCGAGCGACTGAACTTGATTGGGTGATGTCGGAGCTGTTCGCCCGACAGGGCCGAACTGGTTCCGGTAGCCCTGGGACATGA
- a CDS encoding IS630 family transposase (programmed frameshift) — translation MRYAQGGGLTDAGRAARERLRLQAVERFEGGQKNGEIAAGLRVSERSVERWRRAWRERGEAGVLSKGSPGRPRLSDKQIARLERELERGPLVHGWADQRWTLARVKTLIGRLFHVSYTVEGTWRLLKRHGWSWQQPARRAIERDDAAVEFVEEGDLAVGKSTAAALGAWVVFEDEAGQSMTPPRARTWGRIGRTPVVRVRGRGSGRVSMAGMACYKPGERSRLIYAIREYRGRKGEPKGFGWRDFRDLVVRARVQLGGPLVLVWDNARIHLVPPLRAFFEANAHWLTVFQLPTYAPDLNPQEGIWSLVKRDIGNLAAADLGQLTRAVKRKLKMIQYRPHLVDGCLVGTGLIMDG, via the exons ATGAGGTATGCGCAGGGCGGTGGGTTGACCGACGCCGGGAGGGCCGCGCGGGAGCGGTTGCGGCTGCAGGCTGTGGAACGCTTCGAGGGCGGGCAGAAGAACGGGGAGATCGCTGCCGGGCTGCGGGTGAGTGAGCGGTCGGTGGAGCGGTGGCGCCGGGCCTGGCGCGAGCGTGGGGAGGCCGGGGTCCTGTCCAAGGGATCGCCCGGGCGCCCGAGGCTCAGTGACAAGCAGATCGCCAGGCTGGAGCGGGAGTTGGAGCGCGGCCCGCTGGTCCACGGCTGGGCCGATCAGCGGTGGACGCTGGCGCGGGTGAAGACGCTGATCGGCCGGCTGTTCCACGTGTCGTACACGGTGGAGGGCACCTGGCGGCTGTTGAAGCGGCACGGCTGGTCGTGGCAGCAGCCGGCCCGCCGGGCGATCGAGCGCGACGACGCGGCGGTGGAGT TTGTGGAAGAAGGAGACCTGGCCGTTGGTAAGAGCACCGCGGCGGCCCTCGGCGCCTGGGTCGTCTTCGAGGACGAGGCCGGGCAGTCGATGACTCCGCCGCGCGCCAGAACCTGGGGCCGCATCGGGCGCACGCCGGTGGTCCGCGTGCGCGGACGGGGATCCGGCCGGGTCTCGATGGCGGGCATGGCCTGCTACAAGCCGGGCGAACGGTCCCGGCTGATCTACGCGATCCGCGAGTACCGGGGACGCAAGGGCGAGCCGAAGGGCTTCGGCTGGCGCGACTTCCGCGACCTGGTCGTCCGCGCCCGCGTCCAGCTCGGCGGCCCGCTCGTCCTCGTGTGGGACAACGCCCGCATCCACCTCGTGCCACCGCTCAGGGCGTTCTTCGAGGCCAACGCGCACTGGCTGACCGTCTTTCAGCTGCCCACCTACGCGCCCGACCTCAACCCGCAGGAGGGTATCTGGTCGCTGGTCAAACGCGACATCGGAAACCTCGCGGCCGCCGACCTCGGCCAGCTGACCCGGGCCGTCAAGCGCAAGCTCAAGATGATCCAGTACCGTCCCCACCTCGTCGACGGCTGCCTCGTCGGGACCGGCTTGATCATGGATGGCTGA